The DNA window TCATGACGCCTTTGGCCCGCAGCGTTTTGATCAGTTCGGCATCCTGCGGGGCGAACACCTTGAACCGGTTGCGGTTGCTGTCGGTTATGAGAAGCTCCTGGCCCTGGATGACGACCTCAGCGATTTTTCCGTTTTCCACCATGCTCAAGAACTCGGTGTAGCTGAGGCTGTTTTCGGCAAGATGCTGCTGGTTGAAGAGGTTGAAGAGCATGATCATCATCAGCGTGATTACCAGCCACAACGCCAGATTTTTGTAGAACGGATTCAACTGAAGTCACCTCCTGAGGCTGTCGGATCGAAGGGCTGCACCCGCCCGAGCACTCCCATCGATGGAAAGGGGCGCCGCATTCCCGGCGTGAAATATTTTGTTTGGGGTCCGGACCCCGCAGGCGTAAAGCCCGTATCAGGGCACGAATGATTCGAAAGTAAGTACGAAGCGGCCTTAAGCAAGCAGCAGCTCCCCCCGGAGCACCCGTCGCGTTTCGGGAGTCAGCCGGGCGCTGTGGTCCATGCGCAGACCGGCCACCCAGATAATTTTCCCGCCGCTGAGAAGCAGTGGATAGCGTCTCCTGAGCGCGCGCGGTATCCCCTGATTGCTGAAGAACCGGCGAACTTTTTGGCGGCCTGTCATGCCAAGCGGGCTGAAGCGGTCGCCCGGCCGCAAGTTTCTGACGGTCAAGGGAAAGGTCACTGCATCCATATCAAAAAACGCGACAAACTGTCCAGCATTGCGGGTGGCCGGGACTTCTTGCACGCCGATGGGGCGAAATTCCAGCCGCCCCCTGATTTCGGGCAGTGTGAGCGAGACGGTTTCGGAAACCGGAGCGGGGATCGGGTAGCAAAACGCTTGGGCGGGGGTCGGGTTCAGCGCCGGCTTCAGGCCCCGCAGAGGCTGTTGCGCCAGCGACACCACCAGGCGGTCGGGGTAGCGCAGGATGCGGATCCGGTCGGGCAGGTCGAGGCTGCCATGACGGGTACTGCCGCCGGCCAGTGCCAGGGCCGCTTCGATATGGCCATAGGCGATGCGCCGCAGGTTGCCTTTGACCATTTCCAGGGACCTGCGAAGCACCCGGCGCTGGGCGGCTGGATGGAGGGCGCCGAGGGCGGCCACCGAAAGCGTCAGGGAAGTGGCGGATCGTTCCAGGCAGGCGGCTGCCAGCAGGGGCCCGGTCAGGCTTTCGAGCCAGTCGTCTTCAGCGCTGGTAAGCCGGGCAAAGCGGGCCAGGGCGTCCCGGATGCGGGGGTTGTATTCTCGGGCCAGGGCCGGTAGAAGTTCATGTCGGACCCGGTTGCGCAGAAACACGCGGTCCTGGTTGGTGGCGTCCTGAACCCATGTCAGGCCGTTTGCCCTCAGGTAAGCGTGAATTTCCTCCCTGCCAAGGTCGATCAGCGGGCGTACGATCCGGTTTTCGCGGACGGGCGGGATTCCGCCGGCCCCCCGGGCACCGCTGCCCCGAATGAGGAACATGAGTGCCAACTCCGCGTTGTCATCCTGCTGATGGCCCACGGCGATTTTGTGGAAACGATGCTGGTCGGCAATTTGTGATAGAAAATGGTAGCGCGCCTGGCGCGAGGCCTCTTCCAGGCATAGCCCGAGCTGCCGCTTGAGACTCCGAATATCCGCGGCGCCCATGAAAAACGGCAACTGCCAGCGGCGGGCCAGGTCGGCGACAAACTCGGCATCCCGGTCGGCGGCCTCTCCCCGCAGGCCATGATGGAGGTGGGCGACCCCCAGGTGCAGGGAGTACTCCGGTGCCAGGCTCAGAAGGGCGTGGAGCAGGCAGACGGAATCGGCCCCGCCGGAAACCGCCGCCAGCACCCGATCATCGGCCTCAAAGAGGCCTTGGCTGTGGATGGTGTGGCTGACCTTTTGCAAAGCCCTTCGGCTCAACCCGCCCGGCGAAAGTTTCATGGATCAGCGCGGACCCCTTTTTTCCCGGCCTGCCGCCCATGCCGGCGGGCGCTGAAGCCCGCACGGTCTGACTGCCGGCGATTTCAGCCCCGAGCGCCTTGGGGGTTCCGTCGCTTGCGCGGCCCCCATTTGGGTGCCCGGGCCGTTGGGGTTTTGCGGCAATCTCAACTGATAGCCTCTGCGAGGGATTTAGGCCAATGATTCTCAATAATATCAAAAACTACGATACTGATGAAGAGAAGTCAACCCAAAAGCCCCGCCGAGAGGGCCGAGAACCCGGGCGAGCGTCCGGAGGGAAGCCGGGCGTTTTCTCCTTGAAAAAGTCCCTTTGGCCGACTATTATACAAAAGGTTGTGCTAGGTGGGGCGCTAGCGGTGCCCTGTACCCGAAATCCGCTTTACGCGGGGCTGAATTCCCTTATGAAGGGTTGCAGCCGGAATTTAGGGCTCAGCCTGATCGGCCGCCACGCAACAGACGGTTACGAACCTCGTCAGGTCCGGAAGGAAGCAGCGATAAGTAATGCGGTCTGTGTCGTGGATCGATCCCGGTCACGGCGATGGTCCTTGTTTTCCGGAAACGATTCGACAGAGGGTGCACAACCGCTTCCCAAATCCCCCCCGTGTGGATCATTTTGCCCTCCCCTGGTCCCTTCCTTTAAAGTCCTGCGCGATGTTTTTTTGTCTCTCCGACAAGCGCTTTTCCCTACAATTTCAGCCTCAAAAACGGCTCCTCAGGACGGCTTGACATCACTTTCTGGGGTCTTATTATGTGCCAACTTGAAACCGAGCAGATTATCTAAAGGATTGATCTGGCCAAAGATTCACGTAGTTTACCTGGTTGGCGATCCACGAAATGTTTTGGGGCTCGGCCGGTTCGCATTTTTCCGTTTTCTGAAATCTGCTGAATGACGGACTCAATTTAAGGAGAACTTGGCTTCTGATGACCGAAAAAGACAAAATTCGGAAATACGAAAAGACGGCTGAAGTCACCGCTGAAGAGCCACAGCAGGAGGTGCCGGCCGATCTTCAGGACGAAGCGCCCCCGGAAGGCGGTGGTGAGACTTCCCAAGAGGACGCGGTTGCGCAACTCGAGAAAAAACTCGAAGCTGCCCAACAAGAGGCGCAGGCCAGCTATGATCGGCTGTTGAGAACAACGGCGGAATTTGAAAACTACAAAAAGCGGTCAGCCCGTGAATTGCAGGATTTTCGCAAATTCGCCAACGAGACGCTCCTCAGGGAGCTGCTTCCGGTGGTGGACAACCTCGAGCTGGCCGTCAAGTCGGCGCGCGAGGAGGGCAATGGTCAAGAGTCTCTCGTTGACGGCATCGACCTCACCCTGAAAGAGATCCTGCGGGTTCTCAACAAATTCGGGGTTCAGGCGGTTGAGGCGCTCAACCAGCCTTTCGACCCGGCTTTTCATCAGGCGGTGGTCGGCGAAGAGTCCGATAAGCACCCCAAAAATACCGTTATCCAAGAGTTGCAAAAGGGGTACACCCTCCATGACCGGCTGCTTCGGCCATCGATGGTGGTTGTGGCCAAACCAAGGGCCGAAGGCGAACCCGGGCAACCCGACGAAAATGCATAGGCTGACGCCATTGAAGCGATTACACTTTGTCATGATTCATTTTTAAGGAGGCATTCAAATGGGTAAGGTTATCGGAATTGACTTGGGAACGACAAACTCTTGCGTGGCGGTCATGGAGGGTGGGGATGCGAAGGTGATCACCAATCCCGAAGGGGGCCGCACAACGCCTTCGGTGGTGGCCATCACCGAGAGCGGTGAGCGTTTGGTGGGGCAGATCGCCAAACGTCAGGCGATCACAAACCCTGAAAACACCGTTTTTGCCGTCAAGCGTCTCATCGGCCGCAAGTTCAGCTCACCCCAGGTGCAGAGCGACATCAAGGTGCTGCCCTACAAAATCGAACAGGCCCCCAACGGGGATGTGCGCATCAACATTCGCGGTCAGCAGCACAGTCCGGCCCAGATCTCTTCCTACATACTGGCCAACATCAAGCACACCGCCGAACAGTACTTCGGGGAAAAGGTGACCGATGCGGTGATCACCGTTCCGGCCTACTTTGACGACAGCCAGCGTCAGGCCACTAAAGACGCCGGTAAAATCGCCGGATTGAACGTCCTGCGGATCATCAACGAACCGACGGCGGCCTCGCTGGCCTACGGCTTGGACAAACGCAAGGAAGAAACCATCGCGGTCTTTGACCTTGGCGGCGGCACCTTCGATATTTCGGTTTTGGAGATCGGTGATGGCGTCTTCGAGGTCAAGGCCACCAACGGGGATACCCATCTGGGCGGTGAGGATTTCGACCTGCGCCTGATCGACTACCTATCCGACGAATTCCGCAAGGACCAGGGAATCGACCTGCGCAAGGACAAGATGGCGCTGCAGCGTCTCA is part of the Desulfobacteraceae bacterium genome and encodes:
- the tilS gene encoding tRNA lysidine(34) synthetase TilS; translation: MKLSPGGLSRRALQKVSHTIHSQGLFEADDRVLAAVSGGADSVCLLHALLSLAPEYSLHLGVAHLHHGLRGEAADRDAEFVADLARRWQLPFFMGAADIRSLKRQLGLCLEEASRQARYHFLSQIADQHRFHKIAVGHQQDDNAELALMFLIRGSGARGAGGIPPVRENRIVRPLIDLGREEIHAYLRANGLTWVQDATNQDRVFLRNRVRHELLPALAREYNPRIRDALARFARLTSAEDDWLESLTGPLLAAACLERSATSLTLSVAALGALHPAAQRRVLRRSLEMVKGNLRRIAYGHIEAALALAGGSTRHGSLDLPDRIRILRYPDRLVVSLAQQPLRGLKPALNPTPAQAFCYPIPAPVSETVSLTLPEIRGRLEFRPIGVQEVPATRNAGQFVAFFDMDAVTFPLTVRNLRPGDRFSPLGMTGRQKVRRFFSNQGIPRALRRRYPLLLSGGKIIWVAGLRMDHSARLTPETRRVLRGELLLA
- the grpE gene encoding nucleotide exchange factor GrpE; protein product: MTEKDKIRKYEKTAEVTAEEPQQEVPADLQDEAPPEGGGETSQEDAVAQLEKKLEAAQQEAQASYDRLLRTTAEFENYKKRSARELQDFRKFANETLLRELLPVVDNLELAVKSAREEGNGQESLVDGIDLTLKEILRVLNKFGVQAVEALNQPFDPAFHQAVVGEESDKHPKNTVIQELQKGYTLHDRLLRPSMVVVAKPRAEGEPGQPDENA